The genome window TCCCGCAGCCCGGCAGAAGGCGAGAGGCCTCCGTAGCTCGGCCTCTGCCGGAGAGCACGCGCTGTGGCAAGAGTTGCGCCGCAAGCGCCTGGGCGTCAGATTTCGGCGGCAGTATCCGATCGGGCCCTACGTGCTTGACTTCTACTGCCCGTCGCGCTGGCTGTGCGTCGAAGTGGACGGGGACTTTCACGACGGTCGTCAAGAGCGCGATGCGACCAGAGACGCGTTTTTGGCCAAGATGGGCGTTAGGACGCTCCGCTTCTGGTCGACCGAAGTTTTGAACGACGCCAAGGCCGTCGCTCAATCGATCTGGCTGGCGTGTCAAGAGACCGCGGATGTTTGCGCCGATTGAACGGCCCCTCCCCAAAATCTTCGATTTTAGGGAGGGGAACGAAAACAGGCCGACCGAAACTCTCTCGCTTTAGAAAGTTCAGTCCCCTCCCCAATCGCTCTGCGATTGGGGAGGGGATGAGGGGTTAAGACCATTGGCTCGCGGGGACTGGCGTTAA of Armatimonadota bacterium contains these proteins:
- a CDS encoding DUF559 domain-containing protein — its product is MPKGLPNRNPAARQKARGLRSSASAGEHALWQELRRKRLGVRFRRQYPIGPYVLDFYCPSRWLCVEVDGDFHDGRQERDATRDAFLAKMGVRTLRFWSTEVLNDAKAVAQSIWLACQETADVCAD